Sequence from the Miscanthus floridulus cultivar M001 chromosome 16, ASM1932011v1, whole genome shotgun sequence genome:
CGCTGATAACTGCAGGCTCCCAGAATTCTGTGAGGCAGATCGAGCTCACCCAAGGAAAGGGAGGATCATGTCACTGCTCACCCTCTGTCAGCACTTTCCACCATGAaagaaaccaaactaacaagaCAAACATCCTAATCCGCTGTGCACAGAAAAGCTCAGTAGTATAGTGCATCCGGGCAAGCATCAACGAAAAACGCAATACTGCACACAGAAGCGCGAGCATTTGACAACCTTTTTCTTTATTACTTCGAGAGACATGCCTCAACGACAGTAACCAGCTCACCATTCACAAGGATTAGAAGCATCGGAACAAAGCGCGATCAGAGAGGAATCCTCACATGATCACACCAAATCAACACGCCAGAACAACAAAACCGCTTGAAAGCTAGAAAATGACTAGTAGACTAACAACCCTCGTCTCCGCACACGACGATAAAACACCAACCACGAAGCCACAGACCTTCTATTCCTTGCTTTCAATCAACTACATCTAGATTGGCAGAGAAACGCTCAATCATGTTCCCTTTTTCTTGCGGGATCGTCACCTCTGATCTTTACCTTTACCTCTTTTTACCAACACAAAGGCATTCATCATCATAAATAAATGCGCTATCATCATCCCCACCATGTACTCTTTCTTGTACCATCTTCAAACTTTTGCTTCAACCCAGCCTGTTCTTTCAGATTTGCTAGATCTTACCGACATGTTTGGAGTAATGGCTTTGGAGCTTTTTATTCAGGGCCCATGTGCGTCAAGAACTTAATTAGCCAGGGACATTGAAGTGGAAGAGCCAAGAAATGACAAAGGCGAACACCATGCAAGCAAGAAGGAAGTTGAGAAACCGATGCCCTTGCCAGAACCTCCGAGTTTCAGCCGGTGGCGCTTGCACAGCAGCTACGTTGTTTGTTTCACTCCACTGATCACTGAACTCTGGATCCCCCAAAACTACGACGTTGGATGCAGTTGAGCTACATATCTCACAGATCCTACAGCAAAGAACAAGAGAGACATTTAGTTCGTATACAGTATCAAATCGCATACAAATCATAACCGCAGATAGCTTGGCCTCGAAGAAAAAAATATAAGAACTATAGCGGTACttcatttttaatttctttttcaCAACAAAAGGGTAATAAATCGATGTCTCTAAGCATGCAAAAGAGAACAAGGTAGCAAACCTTAGCTTCATATCATGCAAAGGATTAAAAAGCAAAGATAATCAGCTGTGGCAACAAGTACAAAAGCTGATATTCCTCTGAAAGAAAGGCTTACGCCACATTGCTTTGAAACAGATCTATGCTCCAATTCTCCAAATGGATGCACCGATTAAAGTGTTTTATGTTCAAAACAACGGGCATAGCCATCTCTGCATGCATTATTTGGATGTTTGCCTAATTTGCATGTGGTCAAATCAGAGCACaactttttttttgacaaaatggCATAAACACATTGAACAATAAACACAGGAACTCAACATAGATTCAATATAGAAGTTGATTATAGACCTACTGTTGCATTTCTTTGCCTGAATATTCGATTTTATAGTAATAATTCCAGTGAAATCTACGCATTTGACATTGTGTGATACAAACAAATGTTGACAATGAAAAAGTGCTATAGCTACCATAAGGTTCATTTACTTCTTTTTGTTAACACTGTTCCTCTCCTTAATTGTGACTGCTGATTCAAACTAAAACTACCAGTATGTGTTACAAGTTTGAactaataacaaaaaaaaaaaaacacatcctGCCTGTTTTAAGATTTGTAATGTAGAGAGAAATTTAACAGCCAGACTGAATTGCAAGGGAAACCCTTGTTGTGATCAATTCGTGACTCCTAAGCCCCAATATTGATTAAGGTGACAGTTCTTGTTTCCAATAACTAGAGATAGCAAAGTACTCCTATCCTTCTTCTGCAGTACAAAGTTCGATAAAGCTAAATAGGAGTATACATTATGAAAGCCGCTCTTCTCTATAAATATCTGCACCTACTTCCTGTAAGGGAAACACTTAGGCCTTCTTGTTTAGATCCTCCTTCTAAACTTTACAACCTaatatttagacacatacatgaaatattaaatatagattaaaaataactaattatacagattgcgactactttgcgaaACAAAtcctttaagcctaattagtccatgatttgacaataaagtgctaagTAACACATGCGCTAGTGActaattaattatgcttaataaattcgtctcacggttTACTggtggattctgtaatttgttttttattagtatccgaacatcccaTGTGACACCCCTATGTAATATCCAatgtgacaccctaaaactttacaccctggatctaaacaaggccttatcaATGAGATTTAAGTGCAACACTTTATGATTGCTGACTGCTGCCCACAACAATTTCATGAAAGCATATACCTTGTGTAGTGGAAAGTGACACAACTACACTACCCCTATGCCACCAAACAAAAAACAGTACCCCTATATCACAAGTACTCAAACCAGACCACGCAATCTATCAAGAACAGACTTGGTCAACACAATAATCCATAAAGCTCTACAAATTCTTAAAGAAAAAACAGCACATTCCAAGTGCAAACAGATAATGCACTGAATCTGCTGAAAGAACAAATGCTAACTTTGGTCCCATTCGGCTagtagaattttggctgaaactggctgaaaaacactattctggctagattattgtgagagaaaaatacgatTCCagttaaaaaaagaagccgaacaagccggatatggggtaagccgaacggagcctttATCCACTTCAATAACTCAACATTCCGGAATTCATACAAGCCTACTAATTAATCATTTACTTTGTCTTTTCCTCCCCATCTGCTACCTTTACCTTTGgccagggggtgtttggtttctcctcttagactttagtcgctgtcctatcggatgttgaatacatgcatgaagtattaaatatagactaattatgaaactaattgcacaacttgcgactaatttacgagacgaatcttttaaacctaattagtccatgatttgacaatatagtgctacaataaacatgtgctaatgaaagatccattaggcttaataaattcgtctcatggagtactgacggattctgtaatttatttttttattagtatccgaacacccaatACGACATCCTCAAGTGACACGTCGACGAATCCAAACACCCGCCACCTGCTAAGATTCCTTAATCATGTGTTCATGCACCACCAAATGCATTACCTTTCAGATAAAACCTATATCTGCAGTTAGTAAACCCTGAAAATCTGTGTAGCGTTCGTAGGGTACATTTAATGTCTTACATCTGCACTGTGTATCTCCTACTTAAAAATTAGGAGGGCAATTTTAGAAGGAAAAGAAAATGACGAGCTTGCACATTGCTCCTAAGGAACTAATCGAATCGGACTGAATCGCCGAGAGTTCAATGGACTGGGACTTACTTGTTGCCTCTGATCTTGAACCAGGTGTCGGCGCACTGCTTGTGGGCGTAGGATAAGTCCCCCTTGCAAGAGCAGCCGAGCGTGATGCCGGCGCCGGACTCAGCCGCCGTGCTCTCCAGGCCAAGGTGGCAAATGCGGCAGTTCTGTTCGGCCTTCTCAGGACTGGCCTTGATGATCTCGCTCAGTCCGGCCTCCAGGTCAACATCCTCCAGCGAGCCCTCTGACACGCACGACGACTTCCTGCAGTGTTCTCTGGCGGCCTCGCCATCGGCGTCGGCGTCGACGGAGCTCGCGCGGGCGGAGGCGCACGGCGAGATGCAGTCCTGGTAGGCGGTGGAGTCCTGGCGCGAGTGCGACGCCCACGACCGGTCCTCCGCGTCCGAGAAGTACTGGGTTTCTGCCTcgtccccgtcgtcgtcgtccgcaAACTCAGGCGCGTCACGGCGCAGCTCGCCGCGCTCGAGGTCTTCGGCGTCAGGGTGGTCCATCGACGAATGGCCTCCGCCGCCCACCATCTCGACGGAAACAATCTACACCAACCTAAACATCAAGGAATGCAACCAGACGAAAGGAATTAGTCACGAAAACCAGAACAGATTAATCTAGCGCTTCCCAAGATCAAAAGCCCAACTCATCAAGAACAGAGATTTACCAAGAAcacatccgccgccgccgccgcggcaccGCTCTCGGCTCTCCGAATCCCGCCTCGACCAAGAATCAAGAACGAACCAAGACGGCCAAAAGAAAGGCGGGCAATGCGATCGCGAATGGAATGGAACCCACTAATGCGGTAGTGGACGGGTCCTCGAGGGGTGGGGTTCCCGTGAGGTTTCTTGGTCCATCGCCGCAAGAAGACGAGAGAAACCGGGGGAGAGAGAACGGATTATATGTGCTGCACACACACAGTGAGGGGAAAAGAAGAgcgaaaaagagaaagaaaagccTGTGCTTGCCGGTAGGAGAGGGTGTGAGAGCAGGAGGTCGAGCTCTGAGGTCTCAACATCTTATGGCCATGACCACGGCCCACCCATGGGTCAAGGATGGACAAAGAGTGTAGCTCAAGACTGCTTCCTGTGATCTGTCATATGTggataatggccccgttcggcttacttcatattcggcttctttttttagctgaaacagtatttttctctcccaacaattcaactagaatagtatttttcagccagtttcaactaAAATTCTACCTGCCGAACCGGACCTAATGGGCGGATAGCTGGATACAGTGGAGTTGGCAGCGCAGCGGCAGTTTTCTTTTTAGTGGTTTTTGCCACTTCTTTCTTTCAATAAAACATCCTATTCTTCCTATATCATTTTTCATGTATAAAAAGTACAAAATAGAAAATGCCAATTCCTCGTTGAAAGAGAAATGTCTTGCATTTACGCATATATAGTAGAAAAAGACACCTTTAGTTATATAGAAAAACAATACTCATGTTACGCATAACTAGTTCGGTCAGAGATAAGGGATGCAAGTTCTGATTACTTTGAGTCATTGGGGCTGAACCAAAAACTTACTTCAATGAACTAGAATGATATTTTACTTAAGTTGTAAGTTGAGTGAGGGAAAAATAAACTAGAATAATATTTATCCCTAATTAGTTAGCTGacccaaaaaaaaaacatcaaagaCATCTTCTCGTCatttatcagcctgttcgcttgctcgtaaacgatcataaatttccagccgggaacagtatttttctctcacaccaaactagcctgcagtaaataatccacgatacgatacggcctcccatACAGGAGATACGACAACCGCACATAAAACATACCGTAGTATCAATGTTCGTTGCTTGCAGATGCTTTATTTCTTTACGCCTAACACGTATAGAAGATTTGTCCGTCTTTCTCATCATTTATGACAAGTGCGCATAAAAACATGTCACAGTATCAACGTCAGTTGCTTGCGGATATGGTTACGCCTAACATGGTTTAGCAAAAAAGAGAAATGTTTTTGATTTGTTGGATATCATGAAAAATCCCCTTCACATATAAGTAATGTGAAAAGATAGTATCATATATAATTAACAATCCACAATGACGTATAAAGTTCTCGATCGATCTACTTTATATGTCTATATATCTATTTCCAAAAGCATAGCATCAATAATGAGGTACTAACACTAGCAAAACTAAAGGAGAACACTTTAGGTCAGAGGTTTTCATATTGCATGTTTTAGCAAAGATATTTGTATGAGCTATTAAATCTCTTTTGTGACATGGAAAAAAATAGGAAACAATCGTATTGTGTATACCTATAACTATAAGTATACGACAAACACACATAGAAACATGTtactactgtaacaccctagtgttacgcaagcatttaggcattgcaaatcatgaacataatacatcatcaagcatcataatcatacatgcataatcatgttaaataataactgaaacaatgctttgaaacatatgaaacatgctcgtaaaacatgtatgttgcattactgtttaaatgaacccgggtcgtgtttgtgcttgtaatgatgtttaacatgattgtttgggagtacaaatgacttagaaatgtttcacatgcattttggagcaaggttggtattcaaattttctcaaattttgcttttaaaaatattaTTAAAAAATGGTCAAAATACCCTTTATTTAGCTTTTAACTTCCATCTCAAAATCTGTTTGGATTTAGACTTTGCAccttttgacaaagttgtagagtttaaatttttaaacaacttttatttttacccCAAATCCTGAAAACAGTTTTGGTTGCTCAAATTTGTGATTCAAATCAGTTgggaaaacaaaaattaaaaaaaaaagaaaaaaaaggagaaagGCTCTCCTCACCTTGTTGGGCCGACGCCTTGTTTCCGGCCCACAGCTGCATCCGGCCCGGCCCCGTCGCTTCGGCCGCGGCCGCTCCCGCGCGCTCCCCGCTCACGTGCGTCGCGCGTGACGCGCCCGCGCTCCGACCGCGCCAGGACGCAcgagccgcgtggcggccatgcgtcgGTGAGCTCGCCGCGCGGCACCGCCGGCCTGCCCCATTCCGATTGGCCCCGCCCCGCTTTCAAGACCCCCTGTCCgagcctccctctctctccctctcgttcTCCTTTTCAAAATCCCGGGCGGGCGCCCGAGCTGCCGAGCTCACCGACGCGCTTCGCCGGCGTCAAGCTCCCTCACTGCCACCCCATTTCCCGATTCTcgccgccagcagctccgccttggACCCCTGCCTCGCTTGTGCTCACTCGCGGCTGCTATTGTCAAGGTGAGGGCCGAGCGTGGCCGCCCCCTTTCTCTCCGGCAAGAACACTGCCACGGTCGCGTGGGCCGCCATGGCACCGGGCCATCCCACCCTTCCCGTCGGTGCGGCTCAGCGTGGTGAACACGCTTGCACCGCCTGCACCACCAGGGgggctcgccgtcgatgagcacCGGTCGGCGGAGCTCCTCCCCTGCTTTTGGGTCCCTAACCCGTGGGCCGTAGGGCCCAGCCATAGTGGCTGGTGGCAGCtccgggtgcacagcaccgggtgcacctagcgttTACGCCCGGCTGGATTTTCGttttaaaagaaaaagatttctagaAAATGCTTTTAAAGGATTCTAAAATACATAGTTGCTGCTATGGTGCCCCAATTTTGGTGAAACAAATTTCTATATGCTTCTTATAATTGGATCTACAGtagaaaaatattgcatgtggtttttgtgatacttttgtatagggttttatttaattcttgtattcgctgttatcttagaaaatgtctagtaaatagaataattatcagaaaaatatggttctagttttattaatctcctttagtgatgtactttgtaggaaaaatatatgtcatgcatgttctgtagagaaatattgatgtgtagttcaagtgcctttaattgatgatttttgttattttgatagagagcaaaaattttataaaacatgtgtatggtAATTtgtgtgcagtgattgtttactgtgtagaacataggaaaaatattaaatctattgtttgatacttctcataatacaaagtattttatgctcatatttatgccatagcttgtcatttttgtgtatgctattttacttatccaaatgccatgaaaattttatggtagtctacttagagcagtACTATGCTAccgtaattttcttagatttttctgTGCTACCGAAATAGGTGTTGCTGTTCAAACCTAGtttcaattagggtttaattaacctttttaatgcatgtttagttaataatgtttgctttggtgtatctttgaagcatcttagcttattgtggtgacttggcatgtcagtatagtggttgtagtagtagtatagtagtacatgttcttggatgatgttggctaccttgtagaagagctttactgctactatgtccaataaagttaaacatgttcatctacattctaTGCATCATGAttattacatgtcatctctttgATGCACCTATacatgagcacttatacatctacatcatacaggatcactgGAGGAGTTGCTACtagtagttcaggaagagcagaccgggacagatccacaagaaatccaggcacaggaggtgctagaggaagaggagcaagaagAGGgattgcccgagtgcgtggatcatcaatctagttcgttcgaacgaggcaagccctagagcattctaagtctcctactttataaaagcaattctttctatatatgagtttatatattgttgcattaagttgtaggagttgattgaaaccgttgatgcatttattactatcattgcctaccttattacctttttaccctgttaggtcgggatcgaataacttcttagccttgcttagaccggtagcgatcgatgATTTCCGATCACCtatatttataggtggttactggaagaatttaactatgaaagaatgatatcctagaattaaccatgtatgatggataattggagaccggacagaaaagttggaggcaaccagacagggttctatggtgctgttagttttccatctgtgtcgattaaggaccgatcgttgctcgtccctcttgtcatgttgaacatatgcctcatatttagctggccgaataaagtacctttcgaccgcgaagctagtgacactattcgagctggGATAAACtcagattggcagactggtgctgaagggggtatgacggggatgcgaagagtgagcccaaggtgtgtCCTGGCTGTCGAGCGGTCCCTAgatagtgcggtccatgactgttatcccgtggctacttggaaagtgtcattagtgatttgtagctcacttgatcgatgagtgtggtttgtgtgaggaataaatcaccagctggttaggaatcgattcgaatcgccatcactcctggatagtgagcacttgactcgggctacagcatcatagtaattatgatggaacactgatggttatctggatggtatgggatatgctaaatctaagttggtaactggatgttattagttaatcaagtgattgctatagtataggtgcttacctagatggataggtcataataaagatgatgcaaagtacttaaaatggtttcttcatgatagcttatgcttttcgcaaatgagtcagctagcccactaaagaaagctttgcataatccttggtgtcgctttattttggtttaagacgggtaagtctagctgagtaccttctcgtacttagggcattattcccattgttgttgcagatggtcaaatgtactacggttattgcattaactgctTGTACCCGGCGacgggtgacaactaggaccaagggcaatggtcattccgtatctctcatctgatgcttttgttggagatgactacctactggcattgtatctgaaccaaaagtgtgtgtgtgtgtggctttaaaactatttgcttccgctatttcagtttgaacttgggttgtaataactttatgttctaaactccgatgtatccaactgtcattgtgaactttatgtaacatgtgacggtgattgctaaacttgtacgatcttggtttgtatattgattggtttgaaatccttcatggtttcatggactactgagttatacaggcttaagtttgctaaattatctgctttggcggaagatttccttacttaatctcatataattggtcggttctgttatagctggtatcagagcaggtttagcaggttactgttcccatgagtatttaaaaccaaaattatgtttaaaattgagttttaaaacttaatagtgtaccagtggtcatatcctgtatgcccagttaaggactctaggtggcttatttaagtactgacttgagggtctttgcatcatatttctatttcgttgctcatacagcgtgctattgtatgagtgccattcacttgagtggtaatgtatggatccattgcctctacgcctcggtaagtgagagttgtgagagcatgatcagatacactgctgatctagggaagtgcttatatgatgctggattatttacatgccatacgcgtgtttgtatgaaggtatccaatgtgtggggaatttcgtcctgtggtgacgatgctgtcgataggacgatggttcgggtagttgctaccgttgtacgcGTATCTAGGGATACGTGTAgagcgagtagattactttactgctttcgtgcatatttttcatactgtcagggtttgggctgaagtggatcttttgcaggtacataacagcgctacCGTGTAGTATGTATTAGCTACGTTTATGAGAGACCGTTGTATaccaccgtctatgccgctagcaattgttatttttcctaagtttgtgagaacgtacggaacgtgcatgcatcatgttgttacatatcattcatggcattgttcctccccttataagttgattatctcattttgataaaaatgacaacttaaccttgttctcacgtgGGTAAAAAaattgctacagatggcacgcacaaaacagaccgctcgcaagtccaccggaggcagagctccccaccatcagcttgctccacatacccgtcagcaccacacgtttcttggagagtgcTCAGTGGAGCCCCGCTATTTCTatacaaatgagcagttgggggaaggtctcttggttactgtggaggccattgtttgtcctcgaggtgacggttctgagtggactggttggcgttatgagtcaactggcaggaccgtTGAAGaagctataacaccccaggtgtttgtcaccagttaagcaatgggtttgagctcaaacatgatagattgagtgacgatgaagatgtcaaggtcaaacctttggaaacgagccccaacctaaactcggatattgcacccttgctttacatataggcccttttcaggatatatgcttggctggtgttattggaatatcttcatgtgtctcacatcaatatccatctatattgatcactggaaaagtttcatgaagtttggaatcaaaaagtcacatgaaatgataagttatatccttattggaatgattttactaagtgcttgaattgcactattaagtgaatggaaatgtaggtcatcaataaaaccttgcaaccttgcccaaatgactctagatgaactctacaacaaaagtcatgaaaggttcatgttgagcagaagtcaagaaaatgcctcaatcggtcaataactctaatttaagctttatagtgatgATACTTTGACCTATGATGACCAAccacttatagtgcttgcatggagttgcaccttaaataaaagttgaagattgagtagagtagaacaaactttgtttttggaacaagagccagatcaacttggaactaattcaaacagaggctcgaaaattgaatcatcggctgttttcagacttagaatttttctaagtctggaattcatcgtcgtcgccattggCATCTTGCGTTCTCATGATTTTGTTAAGCAAAGTGAGCaggtcccaaaataaaagttggagtatacatgatggagaagagcatgtatgAAGATGACACTCAGTTGACTTCATTTTGCCCATCAATTTCTAGAGGTTGTTAATCGCCGTTAATGCATTGACACTGCCATCTTGGAGTGTCATTAACGGCTAATCTATTGCCCCAATGGCTATGAtcccttaataaagtttgtagatcATTAGAAGTGGAACAATTTTTATTCAAGGGCCATAGCCCAATTCAGCACGCAAGCATCCCTATCATGGCATCCAAGTCGAGCACCGCGACGCGTGCCACGTATTCGACGAAATGGCgtcgtggcagccatgcaccgGAGTGCACCCCGCCATGGCTAACACACGTCCAAGCTCTATGCCCCACGTTGCCTCACACCCTGCTCCTCCATAATGCATGCCAGAGCTACCCTGCGCCTTCCTCCCACTCGCGCTGTCGCTCCTCGCTTCGCCCGGTCGCTCTGCGTCGAGCTGCGGCCAGGGCCGCCATTGCTGGGCAGCGAAGCTCCTGCGCCACAGTCGTTCTTCCACCCCCGTGCGCCTCGTAGCCCTAACTCCACCGCCACTAgctccgccgccctcttcttAGCCTCGCGTGTCCCTCCCCGGCCTTCCTTCGCCGCCGTAGCGTGCGGCCACCGGTGCTGTGGCCGCTGCGAATGCCTATACGTGCGGCCAGGCCAACCTGGCCCGCCTCTGGCCTAGATGAGCAGCCTCACGTGACTGCGCCGGCCCTTGGATGCTCCCCCGTAGCTTctccgacgccgacgacgaccacCGCCGCTGGAATCATGAGCTCCGGCGAGGTTTCCTGCTTCCGGCCGGATGAAGAGAGGCCAAGGACCACGCGCATGAATTTGAAGTtctctagggggttaagtgaataagttgtgactcacatgaatagtgcTCATGAGGACCTTTTCACTGGAGTTTAATTTGTGTTTACTGCATGGACCTCGAGGCAAGATTTAAGTTTCCTTTCTCTgattttttgcagatttgaatgctccactttgaaaattcataataattcatacaaaaatcgtaaaatagaaaatgaggactttttggaatccttgtgaaattatctatgcagtagatctataatatggcatgttttagtttaaatagtttgctgtaaaaatagatctatgcagctaggttattgatacttgccatgtcttgtctttttcataactacagtttttatgctcaaataaatgtgaaatttttgtggagtgctactaaggtgattgttgttgtctgataaaaatttcaggagcttaggttttatagtttaagagttataaaaataacaaatgccctgtattgctttgcttctactctgaacagttctacgtgtttgaattaattggcttagttaagttatgaatcatgacttggtgaaaatacatgagttgtggtaattttcttaatctttccaaaaagttaaatatcatgatttttggctaagtatatcttgagttatacttgcttaaatctctgtggctgtttctgcccaa
This genomic interval carries:
- the LOC136513817 gene encoding uncharacterized protein, encoding MVGGGGHSSMDHPDAEDLERGELRRDAPEFADDDDGDEAETQYFSDAEDRSWASHSRQDSTAYQDCISPCASARASSVDADADGEAAREHCRKSSCVSEGSLEDVDLEAGLSEIIKASPEKAEQNCRICHLGLESTAAESGAGITLGCSCKGDLSYAHKQCADTWFKIRGNKICEICSSTASNVVVLGDPEFSDQWSETNNVAAVQAPPAETRRFWQGHRFLNFLLACMVFAFVISWLFHFNVPG